A window from Azoarcus sp. DD4 encodes these proteins:
- a CDS encoding arylsulfatase: protein MKKRLSRYVLACAALAAGLAITACSTPGSAPQASSAKRPNVLLIVADDLGFNDLGITGGEIRTPNLDALAQTSVFMTDFHSAPTCSPTRSMLMTGVDNHQAGLGEMAERKKAPNQADQPGYAGHLDARLMTIAEQMQDRGYNTYMAGKWHLGKGEGREPASKGFDDSFVLLQGGGSHFANMLGYQPIEPVADWRDNGKAVTRLPDDFFSSTAVTDRMLGAIERNRGNGKPFFGYLAYTAPHWPLQVPDAWLDRYKGRYDAGYEALWRERHARLQRLGLVAADAPLPPFPSHLKKWNELTPEQRRIEARTMELYAAMVEHMDEQIGRLFARLKAIGEYDNTLIVFMSDNGADADNVRGIWARYGEDKAKAFEQKFDFSYGNMGRPGSFVVMTPGWTPARAMPARLHKGFTSEGGIRVPAMIKYPGKDGRTGRDGAFASVLDLPATFLAVAGEPQRQVERPGRIVPQPLGKSMLPFLQRHTATVHDADYVMGWELAQHKAVRKGDWKLLRLDAPFKTADWQLFDLAKDPGETRDLAAEQPEKLREMIAAYQQYAARVGVIDPVWPPAGK from the coding sequence GTGAAGAAACGCCTTTCCCGGTACGTGCTGGCGTGCGCCGCACTGGCCGCCGGCCTCGCCATCACTGCATGTTCGACCCCGGGCTCCGCGCCCCAGGCGAGCAGCGCCAAGCGTCCCAACGTCCTGCTGATTGTGGCCGACGACCTTGGTTTCAACGACCTCGGCATCACCGGCGGCGAGATCCGCACGCCCAACCTCGACGCGCTGGCGCAGACCAGCGTGTTCATGACCGACTTCCACTCCGCGCCGACCTGCTCGCCGACGCGCTCCATGCTGATGACCGGCGTCGACAACCACCAGGCTGGCCTCGGCGAGATGGCCGAGCGCAAGAAGGCGCCCAACCAGGCCGACCAGCCGGGCTACGCCGGCCACCTCGACGCGCGCCTGATGACCATCGCCGAGCAGATGCAGGACCGCGGCTACAACACTTACATGGCGGGCAAGTGGCACCTCGGTAAGGGCGAAGGCCGCGAGCCGGCGAGCAAGGGCTTCGACGATTCCTTCGTGCTGCTGCAGGGCGGCGGCAGCCATTTCGCCAACATGCTCGGCTACCAGCCGATCGAGCCGGTGGCCGACTGGCGCGACAACGGCAAGGCGGTGACCCGACTGCCGGACGATTTCTTCTCCTCGACCGCGGTCACCGATCGCATGCTCGGCGCCATCGAGCGCAACCGCGGCAACGGCAAGCCCTTCTTCGGCTATCTTGCCTACACCGCGCCACACTGGCCGCTGCAGGTGCCGGACGCTTGGCTGGACCGCTACAAGGGCCGCTACGACGCCGGCTACGAAGCGCTATGGCGCGAGCGCCACGCCCGCCTGCAGCGCCTTGGCCTGGTCGCCGCCGACGCGCCGCTGCCGCCCTTCCCGTCGCATCTCAAGAAATGGAACGAGCTCACGCCCGAGCAGCGCCGCATCGAGGCGCGCACCATGGAGCTCTACGCCGCGATGGTCGAGCACATGGACGAGCAGATCGGTCGCCTCTTCGCGCGCCTGAAGGCGATCGGCGAGTACGACAACACGCTGATCGTGTTCATGTCCGACAACGGCGCCGATGCGGACAACGTGCGCGGCATCTGGGCGCGCTACGGGGAGGACAAGGCCAAGGCCTTCGAGCAGAAGTTCGACTTCAGCTACGGCAACATGGGTCGGCCCGGCTCCTTCGTGGTGATGACGCCGGGCTGGACGCCGGCGCGCGCGATGCCGGCGCGCCTGCACAAGGGCTTCACCAGCGAGGGTGGCATCCGCGTGCCGGCGATGATCAAGTATCCGGGGAAGGACGGGCGCACCGGCCGCGACGGCGCCTTCGCCTCGGTGCTGGACCTGCCGGCGACCTTCCTCGCGGTGGCGGGCGAGCCCCAGCGCCAGGTCGAGCGGCCGGGCCGGATCGTGCCGCAGCCGCTGGGCAAGTCCATGTTGCCCTTCCTGCAGCGGCACACGGCGACGGTGCACGATGCCGACTACGTGATGGGCTGGGAACTGGCGCAGCACAAGGCGGTGCGCAAGGGCGACTGGAAGCTGCTGAGGCTGGATGCGCCGTTCAAGACTGCCGACTGGCAGCTCTTCGACTTGGCGAAGGATCCGGGCGAAACCCGCGACCTCGCCGCCGAGCAGCCGGAAAAACTGCGCGAGATGATCGCCGCCTACCAGCAGTACGCCGCGCGCGTCGGCGTCATCGACCCGGTCTGGCCGCCGGCCGGCAAGTGA